A region of the Salmo trutta chromosome 40, fSalTru1.1, whole genome shotgun sequence genome:
GAGCCAGCTGGGGGTGGGCCTTGAGCAGACGCTCCCAGCACAGCTCCAGCAGGCTGGGCACCACCAGCCAGATCTTAAACAGGGAGCCAGTCCGCTTGTTCTCGTGGATGTTCACCACACCACCGTGGATGTACATGCAGCCAGCCTGACCGGAGAGAAGATCACAATCAAAAACCTTTATCGCCATGCAACAGGCAgtcgcacacagagagagagagtgaaatatGAGCGGGATATTGAATTGTGGTTATTGATTTAGGATGATCCTGTGGTCTTGTTTTAACAGTAAGAATATACTGACTAATCGTGCCAGTAAAGCTAGTTGGATTGGAAACAGAAATGGGCTTAGGCCAGAGAGATGAAGAGACTTACAAATGAGTTCTGAAATGAGGTAgtagagggggaaggagacagcaCCTTAAAGGAACATCatgtgacactttgcttcttgaaagtccaatatctttgAAGTTTGACTgctaacatgcaaaacattttgggactgtatcaacattGGTAGTTTTTGAGTGGCGTTTCCTTTTTAAGTCTACTATTCTAGATCTTGAAACCAGCGAAATGCGTATAAACTGTGAATGTGACACTAACAGTTGTACATCAACTACTACATAATAAACAGCTGAGGTTTCCTCTAGTGTAGTGCCCTACTGACCGGGGTCACCGCAGCACAGTGGAAATAGGCTGGCTCAGGCATCACTGCTGGGAGCTTGGTCCACTGGAAGGTCTGCAGGTTGATCTTCCATAGATCAGCCACTATGACTTCACCGTTGTAACCTCCACATAGAAACACATCTGAGACACACAGCATCATGGGTTAGACTGAGACCAGTTAGAATATATTGATGggatgacaacaacaaaatgtcaaaCCCTCTTTGGGACTTGGTTGAATGAGATgcggagacagacagaagcagacTAATGAAGACTTGTGAAAGTGGCTGTGATAAAACCACCCCCGTTAAGGGATAAGTGGTCTGGAGTGGGCAATGATACCACTACACCTTCTGTACAAACATCAAACATTGTAATACTACTGCTATAGAATAAATAAATGATAAGAATCTCACCGTTCCGTATCTGCACACAGCTGTGACATCTCCTGGGAGCAGGGTACCCTGTCAAAACCCAAAGCAATTGGATGAGTAGTAATATGTGAATAAAAAGACCCATAGACAGCACATTGGTTTTCTATTAAAACATCATACACAAACCTATTTTATCATGAGGCTTGGTTGAGATCTCCTCCCAGGAATTTGTCTCCAGGTTGTACGCATGTATCTGGTAGGGGAAAAAAAGGAAATTAGTtcacctcaaacacacacaaacataacccGGCCTCATAACCCGGCCTCATAACCCAGCCTCATAACCCAGCCTCATAACCCAGCCTCATAACCCAGCCTCATAACCCAGCCTCATAACCCAGCCTCATAACCCAGCCTCATAACCCAGCCACATAACCCAGCCACACTAAGTGACAGAAGTCGCCGCTTTCTCAATCTTTATGGCTTTACAGCACAAAAAATAGCCTGAAAACCACCAAGTGACCAAATTACCCAGATTAGCTGTCTGTTTGCCTAGTCAGACTCACTACCATCACAGGTTTACGATCATTCTTCTGACCTTCCTTGAAGTTATCACAGATCTGAATTGGATGGATAGGTGAAAGTGATTGGAACAGGGCCACAAACTACCACAGGTTTATGTTGACAGGTTGGTGTACTACCTTGTCCAGAGGATAGGAGGTCCAGGAGGTCCCTCCTCCCAGGATGTATATCCTCTGACGGTCGTGTGCTATTTCATGTCTGTACCTGTGACACAAACAGACATGACTCATTACTTATGAGGCCCTCTGCTCCTCTAGGAGCTGAAAGGAATAAGTCAGGTCATCACTCATGCTACCCAGtgactggggtgtattcactagacaccaaacagaagaaatcggactgaaacagggagggacaatGACATGATCCGGTGGAACCGATTAAGGCGTGATGCTCACCGTTCCTCAGGCAGGTCGTCTGGTGGGTTGTTGGGTTTGAGGTGGATCCACTCTCTGGTGTTCAGGTCCAGTCTGTGCAGGTCTGTGCTGTATATGTAGCCCGTCGTTCCCCCAAACACGTACAGGAAGCTGTTAATGATGGCCATCGCcttgggggagagagaaacaaaatggctacCAAATCAAACTTCAATGGAAATCaacaacaatatatatttttatttgtaaggATTGCCTATATCTACTTTTGCTATATAATATGCTCCCCTGAGATCCTTTAATGCCTCTACCTATCCCTTTGGACATTTGTCTACCATGAATTCTAGTTAAGTCAATCAGATTTTATTCAAATCTTACAAATGCATGTCAaagcgctccgagacaggattgtgttaaggcacagatctgggaaagggtaccaaaatattcaaggtccccaagaacacagtggcctccaacattcttaaatggaagaagtttggaaccaccaagactcttcctagagctggccgcccagccaaactgagcaattgggggagaagggtcttggtcagggaggtgaccaagaacctgatggtcactctgacagagctccagagttcctctgtggagatgggagaaccttccagaaggacaaccatctctgcagcactccaccaattaggcctttatggtagagtggccagacggaagccactcctcagtaaaaggcacatgacagccgcttggggtttgccaaaaggcacccaaagactctcagaccctgagaaacaagattccctggtctgatgaaaccaagattgaactgtttggcctgaatgccaagcgtcacatctagaggaaacctggcaccatccctacggtgaagcatggtggtggtagaatCATGCTGtgaagatgtttttcagcggcagggactagtcaggatggaggcaaagatgaacggagcaaagtacagagagatccttgatgaaaacctgctccagagcgctcaggacctcagactggggtgaaggttcaccttccaacaggacaacgaccctaagcacacaaccaagacaatgcaggagtggtttcaggacaagtctctgaatgtccatgagtggcccagccagagctcggacttgaaaccgatcgaacatctctggagacctgaaaatagctgtgcagcgacactccccatctaacctgaccgggtttgagaggatctacagagaagaatgggagaaactccccaaatacaggtttgccaagcttgtagcgtcataaccaagaagactcgaggctataattgctaccaaaggtacttcaacaaagtactgagtaaagggtctgaatacttacgtaaatgtgatattttttttttaaattagcaaacttttttttttttagtttctgatttgtcattatggggtattgtgtgtagattgatgagggtaaaatattttttttaatcaattttagaataaggctgtaacctaacaaaatgtggaaaaagtcaaggtgtctgaatactttccgaaggcactgtatgtatacacTGATATGGTACTGGAGATAAtgaatgaggttgaaaagtggcggaAGTGCCCTTTAACAGGAAACGAAATGTAGGCCTAAACCTCAAGAGTCCAGAGCAAGCCAAGGAGGCAGTGGCAGACAGAACCAGTAGAGAAGATAATCAGAGATGAGCCAGTAATGCCAGATTGATTGGCCTACCTGTCCGTAGATTCGGTTGGGCTTCTTCCCTCGGCAGTTGAGCAGCGACCACCGCTTGTACTTGACGTTGCAGACGTGGACGTCATTTCCGTTGTTTTCCCCAAAGGGAATCCCAGTGCCACCGAACACCAACAGATTGTTTCCATGTAAAACAGCTGAGGGACACAATACTGAGGGTTAaagctgggtcgtgttcattagggcacacagtaGCAAAACCTTAAGtcattttgcaacggaaaacaaagtgtttcttattggatttattttacaagcattttgctacacccaaaataacatttgctaaatatgtgttttcaaccaataaaattgtatttgaagtCCCTCCCATTGTCATGCCTACTGGACACTATGCCCAGCCGTCTGACAGCAGGTGGGATTGTCCATGTGGAGGCTTTTCACCAAATCACTAAACTTGATAATCCATTGTCTTCTGAGGTCGTAATATCATGGGATGACGAGGTAAAACCGAAAAATCATCCACAGACCAATTATTTATCAAACAGTCCATTTGATGTTAATGAGGTGTAGGAATGCTCTTTCGTGATTTAATACATCAATGAGTTAGCTAAATCATATTTTACTAACCAAAACTCATCACAAGTGACTGGGTTCTAAATCAGTTTGACCCCCACCAGCATCTATATGGCAGTGCTTGTTCATTCAAGCATTCTTTCATACAATCACGATTGGCTTGATTTAATTAAACATTTTAGATGTGGAGAATGCTAGGATATTTTATTTTACCCTCTTGATAAGAAGTGACCATACTGTATTAAGTTGTTATTGATGGATTACATGCATTGGAAATGAAAAAGTAAATAAGTAACTACTGCAACTTGAGTTTTCCATTTATAAATGTCCAGGGTAAATTACTACAGTAGATGGGCCCTGGTATTTCAGTTGTACTGAATGACTGTCAAATCTGTGCTTCGTCTGCTCAATGAGCTACATTTATACTGAagatcagtggcgattttagcatgtaaatcttggtggggcaaatttaaaaaaataaataaaacgtttttagatgcatgccagcaaagccactacacaacaccaactgagccacaggggactCCTGAACATAATACCCTTCAGTACCCCTGAACATAATACCCTTCAGTACTCCTGAACATAATAACCTTCAGTACCCCTGAACATAATACCCTTCAGTACTCCTGAACATAATGACCTTCAGTACCCCTGAACATAATAACCTTCAGTACCCCTAAACATAATACCCTTCAGTACCCCTGAATATAATACCCTTCAGTACCCCTGAACATAATACCCTTCAGTACCCCTGAACATAATACCCTTCAGTACCCCTGAACATAATACCCTTCAGTACCCCTGAACATAATACCCTTCAGTACCCCTGAACATAATACCCTTCAGTACCCATGAACGTAAACCCCTTCAGTACCCATGAACGTAAACCCCTTCAGTACCCATGAACGTAAACCCCTTCAGTACCCATGAACGTAAACCCCTTCAGTACCCATGAACGTAAACCCCTTCAGTACCCATGAACGTAAACCCCTTCAGTACCCATGAACGTAAACCCCTTCAGTACCCATGAACGTAAACCCCTTCAGTACCCATGAACGATAACCCCTTCAGTACCCCTGAATATAATACCCTTCAGTACCCCTGAATATAATACCCTTCAGTACCCATGAACGTAAACCCCTTCAGTACCCATGAACGTAAACCCCTTCAGTACCCATGAACGTAAACCCCTTCAGTACCCATGAACGTAAACCCCTTCAGTACCCATGAACGTAAACCCCTTCAGTACCCATGAACGTAAACCCCTTCAGTACCCATGAACGTAAACCCCTTCAGTACCCATGAACGTAAACCCCTTCAGTACCCATGAACGTAAACCCCTTCAGTACCCATGAACGTAAACCCCTTCAGTACCCATGAACGTAAACCCCTTCAGTACCCATGAACGTAAACCCCTTCAGTACCCATGAACGTAAACCCCTTCAGTACCCATGAACGTAAACCCCTTCAGTACCCATGAACGTAAACCCCTTCAGTACCCATGAACGTAAACCCCTTCAGTACCCATGAACGTAAACCCCTTCAGTACCCATGAACGTAAACCCCTTCAGTACCCA
Encoded here:
- the LOC115180606 gene encoding kelch domain-containing protein 10-like, encoding MSAAEGDRSSEQLNKFEKLTVRPPVRVAGLHMPPARSGHRCVADNTNLYVFGGYNPDYDESGGQENEDYPLFRELWRYHFATGTWQQIRTEGYMPTELASMSAVLHGNNLLVFGGTGIPFGENNGNDVHVCNVKYKRWSLLNCRGKKPNRIYGQAMAIINSFLYVFGGTTGYIYSTDLHRLDLNTREWIHLKPNNPPDDLPEERYRHEIAHDRQRIYILGGGTSWTSYPLDKIHAYNLETNSWEEISTKPHDKIGYPAPRRCHSCVQIRNDVFLCGGYNGEVIVADLWKINLQTFQWTKLPAVMPEPAYFHCAAVTPAGCMYIHGGVVNIHENKRTGSLFKIWLVVPSLLELCWERLLKAHPQLAQLPTMQLLHLGLTQELIERLK